Below is a window of Candidatus Thiodiazotropha endoloripes DNA.
GGTGAAACCCCTGAAACTGGCCGTGGAGATCGCTGGGGTGGCGGTGGAGCGGGTGGAGGTGGATTTTGCCGGTGTCGACATGAACATGGGTTACAACCGGGTGGTTCTGCAACCTGTCGCTGAGGGGCAATTCGAGGGAGAGGGGATGATTCCGGTCTGTGTCATGGACTCCATGGAGTGGGAGGCAAAAGTCTTGCTTACAACAAAACAGGGGGTGTTGGCCGCCCCTTATCGTTTTGTCACGGTACGCCCCGGTCTGACACTGCCCTGATTTCCGGATTCCGCCTGGAGGACGGGGGGATATACGGCCGAGGGTTGACGCCCGGCAAGGATTCGCTTTCTGCCTCAATATCTAAAAAACCAATACTATTTATAAAAATAATGAATACTGAATTGAATCGCGTATTCCTTTAATGCTTATGCTGAAACCCAGGCGCCACGCAGACTTGCTCAAAGGTCCATCCGGACCACTTCGTACAACTTCCATGCAACATTCCCTATTACTGATTTTCGTCACTGTCAATTGAGCAACTCCTGTGTTAAATACTTGCCCTGCTTGTGGATATCGAAATTTCCACAGCAAGGCAGAAAGACCTGGAACGCTATTGTTGCGGCGCAATAAAACAATCATGCAACACGACATGATGTGTATAACGCAAGCCGCTATCCAGGATTACAAACAGATAAATTCTGAATGTTGAAACACCGGATTGACCGGTGTTTCGCGTTCAGGGCAGAAAAACACGGAGGAATCCACTATGGCCTTCAAGAATCGCCTTCATAGAAGCGAACTGGCCGTACCGGGCAGTAATATGCGGATGCTTGAAAAAGCCCCGCACTCTGGCGCTGACCTGGTATTCATCGATCTGGAGGATGCGGTTGCACCGTCAGACAAAGAGCAAGCCAGAAGAAATGCCATCCATGCACTGAATGAGTACGACTGGTCGAGCTGTTCAGTTTCCGTTCGCATCAATGGTCTGGACTCCCACTTCTGTTATCGGGACATCGTTGATGTGGTTGAGCAGGCCGGTGACAAGCTGGATACCCTGCTGGTCCCCAAGGTCGGGCAACCATCCGATCTGGAATTTGTTGCGCTGTTGTTGGAACAGATTGAAGCAGCCAAAGGCTACAAGCAGATCAACCTGCACGCGTTGATCGAAACGGCCATGGGAATGGCGAATGTGGAAGCGATTGCGCAGAGCTGTCCCGATCGGCTTGAAGCGCTGGTCTTCGGTGTTGCGGATTATGCTGCTTCCACACAGGCACGGACCGTCAGCATGGGTGGCGTCAACCCGGACTACCATGTGTTGTCTGATGCGGATGCCGAAGGCAACCGTGATGTCTATCTGGGTAACCAGTGGCACTTTGCCATGTCGCGCATGATCGTGGCCTGCCGCGCCTATGGCTTACGTCCGATCGACGGACCGTTTGGTGATTACAGTGATCCTGATGGTTATCTGGCTGTGGCCAAATCATTTGCTGCCCTGGGTGGTGAGGGTAAATGGGCCATCCATCCCGCGCAGATCGAGTTGGCCAATCAGGTCTTCACGCCCAGTGCGAAAGAGGTGGATCGGGCCCGTCGTATCGTCCAGGCGATGGAAGAGGCGGCAGCAGCCGGCCAGGGTGCGGTCAGTCTCGACGGTCGTATGATCGACGCCGCTTCGATTCGCCAGGCCGAAGTGATGCTGTCGAAGGTTGAGCAGATCGAACGCAACTCCAAGCAGGAGGCGGCCGCGTGAATATTCATGAATATCAGACCAAGGATCTGTTTCGTCACTACAAGATCCCAGTACCCGAAGGCCGCATGGCTCACTCCGCTAATCAGGCCCTGACCGCAGCGGAACAACTTGGTGGCGAGGGTTGGGTCGTTAAGGCCCAGATCCACGCCGGTGGACGGGGTAAGGCGGGTGGCGTGCTGCTTGCGAAACAGCTCGATGAAGTACGTGAGCACGCGGAAAAACTGATCGGTAGCCACCTGGTGACCAAGCAGACCGGTGAACAGGGCCGGATGGTCAACCGGGTACTGGTTGAACAGATGCAGGATATCAAGGCGGAGTATTACCTTGGTCTGGTGATCAACCGGGCAAATCAACGGATCACCCTGATCGCATCAGCGGCCGGTGGAATGGATATCGAGGAGGTGGCCGCCAAATCACCCGACAAGGTGATCAATGAGGTGGTTGACCCCGCCGTCGGCCTGCAGGATTTTCAATGCCGTAAGGTGGCAGCCGGTATCGGTCTCAGTGGTAAACAGATCAATATGGCGGCAAGTATCATGAAGCGCC
It encodes the following:
- a CDS encoding HpcH/HpaI aldolase/citrate lyase family protein translates to MAFKNRLHRSELAVPGSNMRMLEKAPHSGADLVFIDLEDAVAPSDKEQARRNAIHALNEYDWSSCSVSVRINGLDSHFCYRDIVDVVEQAGDKLDTLLVPKVGQPSDLEFVALLLEQIEAAKGYKQINLHALIETAMGMANVEAIAQSCPDRLEALVFGVADYAASTQARTVSMGGVNPDYHVLSDADAEGNRDVYLGNQWHFAMSRMIVACRAYGLRPIDGPFGDYSDPDGYLAVAKSFAALGGEGKWAIHPAQIELANQVFTPSAKEVDRARRIVQAMEEAAAAGQGAVSLDGRMIDAASIRQAEVMLSKVEQIERNSKQEAAA